From Verrucomicrobiota bacterium JB022, one genomic window encodes:
- a CDS encoding efflux RND transporter periplasmic adaptor subunit, giving the protein MAFAGVAIWLAGCGQQATTEAPQRRPAPVEVFTVEKGTITERRDLSGTLRASADFVVASKVSGRVDQLKVRVSDTIERRGIVAVLEDESYVQEVRRAEADLLVAEANLEEAKARAEIAQREMQRVSQLRERGVSSDTQYDTALGSERSARAGLAVAQAQVARAEAALETAHLQLGYTEVRAEWSEGDATRIVAERFVDEGDMVAVNDEMFRIVNLDPLLGVVNVTERDYPRVSNGNTVTIRTDAYAGQTFEGKVVRVAPVFSENSRQAMVEFEVPNADGRLKPGMFVRAELVMQDHEDTIIIPEAAVVRRDNTNGVFLVDEGGKTVSWQPVRLGIREGDRVEVTSGNVSGQVVTLGQQLLEDGSAITIDAD; this is encoded by the coding sequence GTGGCATTCGCCGGGGTCGCAATCTGGCTAGCCGGATGCGGTCAACAGGCGACGACCGAAGCTCCCCAACGCCGACCGGCTCCGGTCGAAGTCTTCACGGTTGAGAAGGGCACCATTACGGAACGTCGAGATTTGAGCGGCACCCTGCGCGCCAGTGCCGATTTTGTGGTTGCGAGCAAAGTCAGCGGTCGCGTCGACCAGTTAAAGGTACGCGTTTCCGACACCATCGAGCGCCGGGGCATTGTCGCCGTGCTGGAAGATGAATCTTACGTGCAGGAAGTCCGCCGCGCCGAGGCCGACCTGCTCGTGGCTGAGGCCAACCTGGAGGAAGCCAAGGCCCGGGCGGAGATTGCCCAACGCGAAATGCAGCGCGTCAGCCAGCTTCGCGAGCGTGGCGTCTCGTCGGATACCCAATACGATACCGCCCTGGGCAGTGAACGCTCTGCCCGCGCCGGGCTGGCCGTGGCCCAAGCCCAGGTCGCCCGTGCCGAAGCAGCGTTGGAAACGGCCCACCTGCAGCTGGGGTATACCGAAGTCCGCGCCGAATGGAGCGAAGGAGACGCCACCCGGATCGTAGCCGAACGCTTTGTAGACGAAGGCGACATGGTCGCTGTCAACGACGAGATGTTCCGCATCGTCAACCTCGACCCGCTACTGGGCGTGGTAAACGTGACGGAGCGTGACTATCCCCGCGTCTCCAACGGCAACACCGTCACCATTCGTACCGACGCCTATGCCGGACAGACCTTCGAGGGCAAGGTGGTGCGGGTCGCTCCGGTTTTCTCCGAGAACTCTCGCCAGGCCATGGTCGAATTTGAGGTGCCCAATGCCGACGGACGGCTTAAGCCCGGCATGTTTGTGCGGGCCGAGCTGGTGATGCAGGACCACGAAGACACGATCATCATCCCGGAGGCCGCCGTCGTGCGTCGCGACAATACCAACGGGGTCTTTTTGGTCGATGAAGGTGGCAAGACCGTTTCCTGGCAGCCGGTACGGCTCGGGATCCGCGAGGGCGACCGGGTGGAAGTGACGTCGGGCAACGTGTCTGGCCAAGTGGTGACGCTTGGCCAGCAGCTGCTGGAAGACGGCTCGGCGATCACCATCGACGCTGACTGA
- a CDS encoding fructose bisphosphate aldolase, giving the protein MANFYDQLKKMRTAQGFIAALDQSGGSTPKALREYGIEEDAYQTEAEMYDLVHQMRSRIISNEAFDERIIGAILFEATMERKVEGQPTATYLWEQKRIVPFLKVDQGMEKERDGVQLMKPMDRLDHLLQRAKQEGIFGTKMRSVIHKASIEGVKAVVAQQFEYARRICAVGLVPIVEPEVDIKSPTKAEAEKLLREAIVEQLDQLEENELVMLKLSLPSQPGYYEACRAHPNVVRVVALSGGYDREEANAQLSKNSKIIASFSRALLEGLTAQQSDEEFTKTLDASIESIYRASLT; this is encoded by the coding sequence ATGGCCAATTTTTACGATCAACTGAAGAAGATGCGCACCGCCCAAGGCTTCATTGCCGCGCTCGACCAGAGCGGCGGCTCTACGCCCAAGGCGCTGCGCGAATACGGCATCGAAGAAGATGCATACCAGACCGAGGCCGAGATGTACGACCTCGTGCACCAGATGCGCAGCCGCATCATCAGCAACGAAGCCTTCGACGAACGCATCATCGGAGCCATCCTTTTTGAGGCCACGATGGAGCGCAAAGTCGAGGGGCAGCCCACCGCCACTTACCTGTGGGAGCAAAAACGCATCGTGCCGTTCCTGAAAGTCGACCAAGGGATGGAGAAAGAGCGGGACGGCGTGCAGCTGATGAAGCCGATGGATAGACTCGACCACCTGCTGCAGCGGGCCAAGCAGGAAGGGATCTTTGGCACCAAGATGCGCTCCGTCATCCACAAGGCCAGCATCGAAGGGGTAAAGGCCGTGGTTGCCCAGCAGTTTGAATATGCCCGCCGCATCTGCGCGGTGGGGCTGGTGCCGATCGTCGAACCGGAAGTCGACATCAAATCTCCCACCAAGGCCGAGGCGGAGAAGCTCCTGCGCGAAGCCATCGTCGAGCAGCTCGACCAGCTGGAAGAAAACGAGTTGGTGATGCTCAAGCTCTCCCTGCCCAGCCAGCCCGGCTATTACGAAGCCTGCCGCGCCCACCCCAACGTGGTCCGCGTGGTGGCGCTTTCCGGCGGTTACGACCGGGAAGAGGCAAATGCGCAGCTCAGCAAGAACTCGAAGATCATTGCCAGCTTCTCCCGCGCGCTGCTCGAAGGGTTGACTGCGCAACAGAGCGACGAAGAGTTTACCAAGACGCTCGACGCCTCCATCGAGAGCATCTACCGGGCTTCGCTGACTTGA
- a CDS encoding efflux RND transporter permease subunit, which yields MSLPKFSVRRPIFVTMITLIVIVLGVVSLRELKIDMLPSVELPRISVTTDFQGASPEVMERLITQIIEEIVATTPGIEELTSTSSEGRSRVSLTYGFGTDVDQAALDLQATLADEINELPDDVVRPRVSKFDIDSFPVVLLGISSKLDPVELTEIVEDQLRYRFTRVPGVAQADLWGGFTREIRVEIDPDRMRALGLSIDTVLDAIENANLDLPAGKIEAGRYEVTLRAPADFQSLEELRNTAILNRDGAVVRLAQVAEVLDTYTKLTRYIRINDEQGLRIAIRKKAGANTVEVSRAILEEIEDINESFPQLQVVPVIDQGNFIQRSIENVAMSVFYGGGLAVLILLFFLRNFRSTIIIGIAIPISIIATFTLVYFLGFTINLMTLGGLALGVGMMVDSSIVVLENIFRRRDEEGEDRREAAAHGADEVASAITASTITTLVIFLPIIFIQGVSGVLFRDLAYVIVFSLCCSLAVALSLVPMLCSRFLKSREQEAKRAPWVTKLLAWSDRGFNRLESGYGSVLDKVLRRRFVVVSTVAAMLAGSLFLWPYIGSEFLPPTDEGEVRIEGEMEVGTRLELVEEQTRKMEEIVFPAVPEMVSSVVSVSGNEGEIRLSLTPSAQRARSNIEIAEDLRQRLAGKIPGMEVRTRAPQGQFLLDRLLGGNEGLTIEIRGFAFDTLAALGEEVEDAIIDIPGVTDVQRSITEGIPQERIEIDREKIADLGLSARDVTRLVEAAIAGSDAGDYQTGGNSYRIFVQLSEAEHRTIDEVLDLRLTTESGEDVALRNLVSVTSGRGPQEITRKDQQRIARVSLNIEGRDQGSVVADVQAALDTIALPNGYSFYVAGSYEEQQEAARELGISFLLAILLVYMVLACQYESLLNPLVVMFSVPTAAIGVLLTLFLTGTTLNLQSGIGCIMLAGIVVNNAILLVDQAGQLEEKGWDLMAAVREAGRRRLRPILMTSLTTMLGLLPLALGIGEGADAQAPLGRAVVGGLFGSTLITLFLVPAIYSLMHQGFRRWKESR from the coding sequence ATGAGCCTGCCCAAGTTTAGCGTCCGCAGGCCCATATTCGTGACGATGATCACCCTCATCGTCATCGTGCTGGGTGTCGTCTCCCTTCGCGAGCTCAAGATCGACATGTTGCCAAGTGTCGAGCTGCCGCGCATCTCCGTCACGACCGATTTTCAAGGGGCCAGCCCCGAGGTGATGGAGCGCCTGATCACGCAGATTATCGAAGAAATCGTCGCCACCACGCCCGGCATCGAGGAGCTCACCTCCACCTCCAGCGAAGGCCGCAGCCGCGTCAGCCTCACCTATGGCTTCGGCACCGATGTCGACCAGGCGGCGCTCGACCTGCAGGCGACACTGGCCGACGAAATCAACGAATTGCCCGACGACGTGGTGCGCCCCCGCGTCAGCAAATTCGACATCGACAGCTTTCCCGTCGTCCTTCTCGGCATCTCCAGCAAGCTCGACCCGGTCGAGCTGACGGAGATCGTCGAAGACCAGTTGCGCTACCGCTTTACCCGCGTGCCCGGCGTGGCTCAGGCCGACCTTTGGGGCGGCTTTACCCGCGAGATCCGGGTCGAGATCGACCCCGATCGCATGCGCGCACTCGGCCTTTCCATCGACACCGTGCTCGATGCGATCGAAAACGCCAACCTCGATTTGCCGGCGGGCAAGATCGAAGCCGGTCGCTACGAGGTTACGCTGCGTGCCCCCGCCGATTTCCAGAGCCTCGAAGAGCTGCGCAACACCGCGATTCTCAACCGCGACGGGGCGGTTGTCCGCCTGGCCCAGGTGGCCGAGGTGCTCGACACCTACACCAAGCTGACCCGCTACATCCGCATCAACGACGAGCAGGGGCTGCGCATCGCCATTCGCAAGAAGGCAGGCGCCAACACCGTCGAAGTGTCGCGGGCGATCCTCGAAGAGATCGAAGACATCAACGAATCTTTCCCGCAGCTGCAAGTGGTGCCGGTCATCGACCAGGGTAACTTCATTCAGCGCTCCATCGAAAACGTGGCCATGTCGGTATTCTATGGCGGCGGCCTGGCGGTGTTGATCCTGCTCTTCTTCCTGCGCAACTTCCGCAGCACAATCATCATCGGCATCGCGATCCCGATCTCGATCATTGCCACCTTTACGCTGGTTTACTTCCTCGGCTTCACTATCAACCTCATGACGCTCGGCGGCCTTGCCCTGGGCGTGGGCATGATGGTCGACAGCTCGATCGTGGTGCTCGAAAACATCTTCCGTCGGCGCGACGAAGAGGGCGAAGACCGCCGCGAAGCCGCCGCTCACGGGGCCGACGAAGTGGCCTCTGCCATTACCGCAAGCACGATCACCACACTGGTCATCTTCCTGCCGATCATCTTTATCCAAGGGGTGTCGGGCGTGCTGTTTCGCGACTTGGCCTACGTCATCGTCTTTTCGCTCTGCTGCTCGCTGGCCGTCGCGCTCAGCCTCGTGCCGATGCTCTGCTCCCGCTTCCTCAAGAGTCGTGAGCAGGAGGCCAAGCGCGCCCCGTGGGTTACCAAGCTGCTCGCGTGGTCCGACCGCGGCTTCAACCGCCTCGAAAGCGGCTACGGCTCGGTGCTCGACAAGGTGCTGCGCCGCCGTTTCGTAGTGGTGAGCACGGTGGCGGCGATGCTGGCGGGCTCGCTCTTTCTCTGGCCCTACATCGGGTCCGAATTTCTCCCGCCGACCGACGAAGGCGAAGTGCGGATCGAGGGCGAGATGGAGGTCGGCACCCGCCTGGAGCTGGTCGAAGAGCAGACGCGCAAGATGGAAGAGATCGTCTTCCCTGCGGTGCCCGAAATGGTGTCTTCAGTCGTCAGCGTCAGTGGTAACGAAGGCGAAATCCGCCTGTCGCTGACCCCTTCGGCCCAGCGTGCCCGCTCCAACATCGAGATTGCGGAAGACCTCCGTCAGCGCCTGGCGGGCAAGATCCCCGGGATGGAAGTGCGCACTCGCGCACCGCAAGGCCAGTTCCTGCTCGACCGCCTGCTCGGTGGCAACGAAGGCCTTACGATCGAGATTCGCGGTTTCGCTTTCGATACCCTGGCCGCCCTCGGTGAAGAGGTGGAAGACGCCATCATCGACATCCCCGGCGTCACGGACGTGCAGCGTAGCATCACCGAAGGCATTCCGCAGGAGCGCATCGAGATCGACCGCGAGAAGATTGCCGATCTGGGCCTGAGCGCCCGCGACGTCACCCGCCTCGTGGAAGCCGCCATTGCCGGTTCCGACGCCGGAGACTACCAGACGGGCGGCAATTCCTACCGCATCTTCGTCCAGCTTTCCGAAGCCGAGCACCGGACGATCGATGAAGTGCTCGACCTGCGTCTTACGACCGAGAGCGGCGAAGACGTGGCCCTGCGCAACCTCGTCTCCGTCACCTCCGGGCGTGGCCCGCAGGAGATCACGCGCAAGGACCAGCAGCGCATCGCCCGGGTGAGCCTCAACATCGAAGGCCGCGACCAAGGCTCGGTCGTGGCAGACGTCCAGGCGGCGCTCGACACCATCGCATTGCCCAACGGCTACTCCTTCTACGTGGCCGGCAGCTACGAGGAACAACAGGAGGCAGCGCGTGAGCTAGGGATCTCGTTCCTGCTCGCGATCCTGCTCGTCTATATGGTGCTCGCCTGCCAATACGAATCGCTGCTCAACCCGCTCGTGGTGATGTTCTCCGTGCCCACGGCCGCCATTGGGGTGCTGCTCACGCTGTTTCTCACCGGCACCACGCTCAACCTGCAGAGCGGCATCGGCTGTATCATGCTCGCAGGCATCGTGGTCAACAACGCCATCCTGCTGGTCGATCAGGCCGGCCAGCTGGAGGAAAAGGGCTGGGATCTGATGGCCGCCGTGCGCGAAGCCGGTCGCCGCCGCCTCCGCCCGATCCTCATGACCAGCCTCACCACGATGCTGGGCCTGTTGCCGCTCGCCCTCGGCATCGGCGAAGGGGCCGACGCGCAAGCCCCGCTGGGCCGTGCGGTCGTCGGGGGTCTCTTTGGTTCCACGCTCATCACGCTGTTTCTCGTGCCCGCCATCTACTCGCTCATGCACCAAGGTTTCCGTCGTTGGAAGGAGTCGCGCTAA
- a CDS encoding DHA2 family efflux MFS transporter permease subunit produces the protein MDSQPKPTLRSVLPWLVAIAFFIETLDATILNTAAPRVAESLGVEPLSLKAALTSYALSLAVFIPISGWVADRLGTRRTFTSAMALFALGSLLCGLSVNLPMMVASRILQGAGGSLMIPVGRIAMVRTYPRSELIRALNFVIIPGLLGPLLGPLAGGLIVQWLPWHFIFWVNLPFCFAGVLASSKHMPDYRSETSPPLDWVGFLLFGSGVGLLAFALEVLGEHTLPMATVALIAALGVGLVVTYVITARTKEHPLLALDLFKVRTFRISVVGGFVTRLGIAGMPFLLPLLYQIGLGFPPWKAGLLMMPAPAAAILMKFLTGPILKRIGHRVALRWNTVLLGGVIASYSLIEPGRPIALIVGLAFLHGFLMSLQFTSVNSLAYADVPNERTSGASSITSTGQQMSMSFGIALASFLAILLLGGLEQAEPQAFAAGLHRTFWILGGFTVISSLTFIGLRADDGNNVSNRANRIREPATNVEEATLRTRSR, from the coding sequence ATGGATTCGCAACCCAAGCCAACTCTGCGCAGCGTGCTGCCCTGGCTGGTGGCCATCGCGTTTTTCATCGAGACGCTCGACGCCACTATCCTCAACACCGCTGCGCCCCGTGTGGCCGAGAGCCTCGGTGTGGAGCCGTTGAGCCTCAAGGCTGCGCTCACGAGCTATGCGCTCAGCCTCGCCGTGTTCATCCCGATCAGCGGCTGGGTGGCAGACCGGCTGGGCACACGCCGCACCTTTACCAGTGCGATGGCGCTCTTTGCCCTCGGGTCGCTGCTCTGCGGCCTTTCGGTCAACCTGCCCATGATGGTGGCCTCCCGGATCCTGCAAGGGGCGGGGGGCTCGCTCATGATCCCGGTGGGCCGGATTGCGATGGTGCGGACGTATCCGCGCTCGGAGCTGATCCGCGCGCTCAACTTCGTCATTATTCCCGGTCTGCTCGGGCCCTTGCTCGGTCCGCTGGCGGGCGGTTTGATTGTCCAGTGGCTGCCCTGGCATTTCATCTTCTGGGTCAATCTCCCGTTCTGCTTTGCCGGCGTGCTCGCCTCCAGCAAGCACATGCCCGACTACCGCTCGGAGACTTCGCCCCCGCTGGACTGGGTGGGCTTCCTGCTCTTTGGCAGTGGGGTAGGGCTGCTCGCCTTCGCGCTGGAGGTCTTGGGCGAGCACACGCTGCCCATGGCGACGGTGGCCCTCATTGCGGCACTCGGGGTGGGGCTGGTGGTGACTTACGTGATCACCGCGCGCACCAAGGAGCACCCGCTGCTCGCGCTCGACCTCTTCAAGGTCCGCACTTTTCGGATCTCCGTGGTGGGCGGCTTCGTCACGCGGCTGGGCATCGCGGGCATGCCCTTCCTCCTGCCGCTGCTCTACCAGATCGGGCTGGGTTTCCCGCCCTGGAAGGCAGGCCTGCTGATGATGCCGGCCCCGGCGGCGGCCATCCTGATGAAATTCCTCACGGGCCCCATCCTCAAGCGAATCGGCCACCGGGTCGCGTTGCGCTGGAATACGGTGCTGCTGGGCGGCGTAATCGCTTCGTATTCGCTGATCGAGCCCGGCCGGCCCATCGCGTTGATCGTCGGGCTGGCCTTCCTGCACGGCTTTCTCATGTCGCTGCAGTTTACCAGCGTCAACTCGCTCGCCTATGCCGATGTGCCCAACGAGCGGACCAGCGGCGCGTCATCGATCACCAGCACCGGGCAGCAGATGTCGATGAGCTTCGGCATCGCACTCGCCTCCTTCCTCGCCATCCTGCTGTTGGGCGGGCTGGAGCAGGCAGAACCGCAGGCATTCGCTGCGGGGCTGCATCGCACCTTCTGGATCCTCGGCGGATTCACGGTCATCTCTTCCCTTACGTTTATCGGGCTGCGAGCCGACGACGGCAACAACGTGAGCAATCGGGCCAACCGCATCCGCGAGCCCGCGACAAATGTGGAAGAAGCGACCTTGCGCACGCGGAGTCGTTAG
- a CDS encoding saccharopine dehydrogenase family protein, protein MSKVLIIGAGGVGSVVAHKCAQVPEVFSEIVLASRTVSKCDAIAREIKEMQGRDIRTAKVDADNVAETVALLRQEKPDLVVNVALPYQDLPLMDACLEAGIDYLDTANYEPRDTAKFEYSWQWAYQDRFVKAKLMALLGSGFDPGVTNVYTAYAAKHLLDEIHELDIIDANAGNHGQPFATNFNPEINIREVTAPCRHWENGDWVETKAMSCHRGYDFPEGIGELNIYRMYHEELESLVKHFPTIKRAQFWMTFSANYLKHLEVLQNVGMTRIDPVVYNGQEIIPLQFLKAVLPDPSSLGPLTKGQTCIGIVARGIKNGERKQFYIYNICDHEACYREVRSQAISYTTGVPAMIGAKMVLQGKWRGEGVFNMEQFDPDPFMEALNQHGLPWKVVEQPVEVLN, encoded by the coding sequence ATGAGCAAAGTCCTGATTATTGGAGCCGGCGGTGTCGGCAGCGTGGTCGCCCACAAGTGCGCCCAAGTGCCGGAAGTCTTTTCCGAAATCGTCCTCGCCTCGCGCACCGTGAGCAAGTGCGACGCGATCGCCCGCGAGATTAAGGAAATGCAAGGCCGCGACATCCGCACCGCCAAGGTGGATGCGGACAACGTGGCCGAAACGGTCGCCCTGCTGCGCCAGGAAAAGCCCGACCTCGTCGTCAACGTGGCCCTGCCCTACCAGGACCTCCCGTTGATGGACGCCTGCCTCGAAGCCGGCATCGACTACCTCGATACGGCCAACTACGAGCCGCGCGACACCGCGAAGTTTGAATATAGCTGGCAGTGGGCCTATCAGGACCGCTTTGTGAAGGCCAAGCTGATGGCCCTGCTCGGCAGTGGCTTCGACCCGGGCGTGACCAACGTCTACACCGCCTACGCCGCCAAGCACTTGCTCGACGAAATCCACGAGCTGGACATCATCGACGCCAACGCGGGCAACCACGGCCAGCCCTTTGCCACCAACTTCAACCCGGAAATCAACATCCGGGAAGTGACGGCCCCCTGCCGCCACTGGGAAAATGGCGACTGGGTGGAAACCAAGGCCATGAGCTGCCACCGCGGCTACGACTTCCCCGAAGGCATCGGCGAGCTGAATATCTACCGGATGTATCACGAGGAGCTGGAATCGCTGGTGAAGCACTTCCCCACGATCAAGCGCGCCCAATTTTGGATGACCTTTAGCGCCAACTACCTGAAGCACCTCGAAGTGCTCCAGAACGTCGGCATGACGCGGATCGACCCGGTGGTCTACAATGGGCAGGAGATCATCCCACTGCAGTTCCTCAAGGCGGTGCTGCCCGACCCGTCGTCCCTCGGTCCGTTGACCAAGGGCCAGACCTGCATCGGCATCGTCGCCCGCGGGATCAAGAACGGCGAACGCAAGCAGTTCTACATCTACAACATCTGCGACCACGAAGCCTGCTACCGCGAGGTCCGCAGCCAGGCCATCAGCTACACCACCGGCGTGCCCGCGATGATCGGCGCCAAGATGGTGCTGCAAGGCAAGTGGCGCGGCGAAGGCGTCTTCAACATGGAACAGTTCGACCCGGATCCCTTCATGGAAGCCCTCAACCAACACGGGCTGCCGTGGAAGGTCGTCGAGCAACCGGTCGAAGTCCTGAACTAG
- a CDS encoding Gfo/Idh/MocA family oxidoreductase, with the protein MPQLSPYAPSGPQPKPVVSPGECCFAASHFEHGHIYMQIDGLAQAGGTLTKIYEPDDAKAAKVLQHYPDCKRVACFEEILEDPRVRIVTSAAIPDERCDLGLQVLRARKEYLTDKAPFTTLDQLQRAWEAARDTGQRYMCCYSERLLSEAAYHAGELIRQGAIGQVLQVINLAPHNLGAAGRPDWFFQKARYGGILTDIGSHQFEQFLHYTGATDGVVNFARVENFANPAYPELEDFGEASLTLNNGASCYCRLDWFNPAGLRSWGDGRTFALGTKGTLEIRKQLDVGQDHGGEKIYLVDQEREHLIDCQGKVGFPFFGQYILDVLHGTEQAMTQAHSFKAAELSLRAQAAADAGRSSD; encoded by the coding sequence ATGCCCCAGCTATCTCCCTACGCGCCCTCGGGCCCCCAACCGAAGCCAGTCGTCTCGCCCGGCGAATGCTGTTTTGCCGCCAGCCATTTCGAGCACGGCCATATCTACATGCAGATCGACGGTCTGGCGCAGGCCGGGGGCACCCTGACCAAGATCTACGAGCCCGACGACGCCAAGGCGGCCAAGGTGTTGCAGCACTACCCCGATTGTAAGCGGGTGGCGTGCTTCGAGGAGATTCTGGAAGACCCCCGGGTACGCATCGTCACCTCCGCCGCAATCCCCGACGAGCGGTGCGACCTCGGCCTGCAGGTGCTGAGGGCGCGCAAGGAGTATCTGACCGACAAGGCGCCCTTCACGACGCTGGACCAGCTCCAACGGGCCTGGGAAGCTGCGCGCGACACCGGGCAGCGCTACATGTGCTGCTACTCCGAGCGCCTGTTGAGTGAAGCCGCCTACCACGCAGGCGAGCTCATCCGCCAAGGGGCCATCGGGCAGGTGCTGCAGGTGATCAACCTCGCTCCACACAACCTTGGCGCCGCCGGTCGTCCGGATTGGTTTTTTCAGAAAGCCCGCTACGGCGGCATCCTGACCGATATCGGCTCGCACCAGTTCGAGCAGTTCCTCCACTACACGGGCGCGACCGATGGGGTGGTCAACTTCGCCCGGGTCGAGAACTTCGCCAACCCCGCTTACCCGGAGCTGGAAGACTTTGGTGAAGCCTCGCTCACGTTGAACAACGGCGCGTCCTGCTATTGTCGCCTCGACTGGTTCAACCCCGCCGGCCTGCGCTCCTGGGGCGATGGCCGCACCTTTGCACTCGGGACCAAGGGCACGCTGGAGATCCGCAAGCAGCTCGACGTGGGCCAAGACCACGGGGGCGAAAAGATCTACCTCGTCGACCAGGAGCGCGAGCATCTGATCGATTGCCAGGGCAAAGTCGGCTTTCCCTTCTTCGGCCAATACATTCTCGATGTACTCCACGGCACCGAGCAGGCCATGACGCAGGCGCACAGCTTCAAGGCCGCCGAGCTTTCGCTCCGCGCACAGGCCGCAGCCGATGCGGGCCGTTCATCAGATTAG
- the speA gene encoding biosynthetic arginine decarboxylase: MNRKNPLLDKWSLEQAADLYGIKNWGAGYFDISSSGDVLVNPKGEPGLAGASLREIVEGLRERGWDMPVLLRFEDILASRLRLINESFAKAINEYGYKGKFRGVYPIKVNQQQQVVEEVTTFGKQFHHGLEAGSKAELITAMSYLDDPESLLICNGYKDAEFINLALSARRLGINCVIVIETMMELPLIIERSKAMGVEPLIGVRLKLSSSGSGHWKSSGGDRSAFGLSTNQIIQVVDELRKAGMLDCLRLMHYHLGSQVPNIRDVRNSVVEAVRTYAGLVKEGAPMGFLDLGGGLAVDYDGSATNFASSCNYTIGEYARDIVEVVMTILNEDEIAHPTLITESGRATVAYYSVLIFNVLDVSRFAPSSKLPELPEDAHDYSKHILHAAKSLTRKNMQEVFHDSLYYRDEIRELFKYGKVSIRERGQVEGIFWALTQKIAEMLKHEKYVPDEFESLNVAIADTYHSNLSVFQSLPDIWAIDQLFPVMPIHRLAEAPTRQAVIADITCDCDGKIDRFIDLQDVKNTLTLHELEEDKDYYLGVFLVGAYQETLGDLHNLLGDTHVASVRVDEKGKFEIRSEIEGDSIADVLEYVEYDPKEVASRFRRRAENAVRDGHISSRERKQIMEIYLRNLNGYTYYQS; the protein is encoded by the coding sequence TTGAACCGCAAAAATCCGTTGTTGGACAAATGGTCGCTCGAACAAGCGGCCGATCTCTACGGCATCAAGAACTGGGGGGCGGGATACTTCGATATCTCGTCGTCCGGTGACGTCTTGGTGAACCCCAAAGGCGAGCCCGGCCTGGCCGGCGCCAGCCTCCGCGAAATCGTGGAAGGCTTACGCGAGCGCGGCTGGGACATGCCCGTGCTGCTGCGCTTTGAAGACATCCTGGCCTCCCGCCTGCGCCTGATCAACGAGTCCTTTGCCAAGGCCATCAACGAGTATGGCTACAAGGGCAAGTTCCGGGGCGTCTACCCGATCAAGGTCAACCAGCAGCAGCAGGTCGTCGAAGAAGTCACGACGTTCGGCAAGCAGTTCCACCACGGCCTGGAAGCAGGCAGCAAGGCGGAGCTGATCACGGCCATGTCGTATCTCGACGATCCGGAATCGCTCCTGATCTGCAACGGCTACAAGGATGCGGAATTTATCAACCTCGCCCTCAGTGCGCGCCGCCTCGGCATCAACTGCGTCATCGTGATCGAAACGATGATGGAGCTGCCGCTGATCATCGAGCGCTCCAAGGCCATGGGAGTCGAGCCGCTGATCGGCGTGCGCCTCAAGCTCTCCAGCAGCGGCAGCGGCCACTGGAAGAGCAGCGGTGGCGACCGCAGCGCCTTCGGCCTCTCCACCAACCAGATCATCCAGGTGGTGGACGAACTACGCAAGGCCGGGATGCTCGACTGCCTGCGCCTGATGCACTACCACCTCGGTTCGCAAGTGCCGAACATCCGCGACGTGCGCAATTCCGTGGTAGAAGCTGTGCGCACCTACGCCGGGCTCGTAAAGGAAGGCGCCCCGATGGGCTTCCTCGACCTCGGCGGCGGCCTCGCCGTCGACTACGATGGCAGCGCGACCAACTTTGCCAGCAGCTGCAACTACACGATTGGCGAATACGCCCGCGACATCGTGGAAGTGGTCATGACCATCCTCAATGAGGACGAGATCGCCCACCCCACGCTGATTACGGAAAGCGGCCGCGCAACCGTCGCCTACTACTCGGTGCTGATCTTCAACGTGCTCGACGTGAGCCGCTTTGCGCCCAGCAGCAAGCTGCCGGAGCTGCCCGAAGATGCGCACGATTACTCCAAGCACATCCTCCACGCCGCCAAGTCTCTCACCCGCAAGAACATGCAGGAAGTCTTCCACGACAGCCTGTATTACCGCGACGAGATCCGCGAGCTGTTCAAGTATGGCAAGGTGAGCATCCGCGAGCGCGGCCAGGTCGAAGGTATCTTCTGGGCCTTGACGCAGAAGATCGCCGAGATGCTGAAGCACGAAAAGTATGTGCCCGACGAGTTCGAGAGCCTCAACGTGGCCATCGCCGACACCTACCACAGCAACCTGAGCGTCTTCCAGTCTTTGCCCGACATCTGGGCCATCGACCAGCTCTTCCCGGTGATGCCGATCCACCGCCTCGCCGAGGCCCCGACCCGCCAGGCCGTGATCGCCGACATCACTTGCGATTGCGACGGCAAGATCGACCGCTTCATCGACCTGCAGGACGTCAAGAACACCCTGACCCTGCACGAACTGGAAGAGGACAAGGATTATTACCTCGGCGTGTTCCTCGTCGGTGCGTATCAGGAAACCCTTGGCGACCTGCACAACCTCCTGGGCGATACCCACGTGGCCAGCGTGCGCGTCGACGAAAAGGGCAAGTTCGAAATCCGCTCCGAAATCGAGGGCGACTCGATCGCCGATGTGCTCGAATACGTCGAATACGACCCCAAGGAAGTCGCCAGCCGCTTCCGCCGCCGTGCGGAAAACGCCGTGCGCGACGGCCATATCTCCAGCCGCGAGCGCAAGCAGATCATGGAAATCTACCTGCGCAACCTCAACGGCTATACCTACTACCAATCCTGA